The genomic region TGAATTGAGGAAGGACCCAAGATATGAAGGTAAGATCTGGAGCAGAGAGATAGAGACCTTCATGAGGATAAAGAAGAAGGCTGAGCAGGAAGCGTTCAGTAGATACGGTTTGACTTACATAGTTGACGAGTATCTACCTGCTAAACTGGAGATGGCTGACTCCTACTAGCTTTCCTTGGAAAAGTGGAAATAAAAAATTCAAAGAGCAATCCATAGAAAAGAAAAGGGAAGTGAATATTTCTACTCTTCAAGGACAGCTACGGCCCTTATCGGCGACCCTGTGCCCCCACGTATCTTGAGAGGTAGACCAACATATGTGAAGCGTCTCCCAGCAACCTTATCTAGATTGCATAGGTTCTCAGTATTCATTATGCCGTATTCACAGCAGACCTCATGAGCAGGGAAGAAGCCTGTAGCAGTATTTCCACATGAATCTATTGTTGTGGCGTCTATCCCAATATTGACTACACCACGCTTGGCAAGCCACGCTGTGGAATCGTAATCTAAACCTGGATTCTCAGTCAGATACTCGGGTCTCGGATATGTCCTGGTATAGTGCCCTGTATAGAGGAGTACGGTGTCTCCCTTCCTAACGTCGAGCTTGGCCTTGGCCAAGGCGTCCTCAAGATCCTTAACTGATATGATCCCTCGTGGTTTTATATGTGTGAAGTCCAGACATATTGCGCTTGTGTAGAACCATTCGAGGGGGATCTCATCTATCTTTTTGGCACCTGGCTTGTTACATATATGCCATATAGAGTCGGTGTGGGTAGGCCCATGGTCAGACATAAGTAGACCAAATGTGGTGTAGGTGAAACCGCCTTTGGTTCCGTGGATCTTGCCCACTGTACCCTCATGGGTGTGAAATGGGAATATTACGGTGTTAAGGTGGCCTGGGAAGACCGGCATCCCATTATATATCTCTTGGCTGAGATCTATTATATTCACCATACTTGACACCTTATATCGGTGATAAAGGCCAATAAAACTTATTAAGACTTTTGTAAGGCTTTATTGAATAGGCCTGATCCTAGAAATCGAAAATCTTTTTATCGGTTGAATATTTCTATGAGAGGGGTAAGTGGAGATATATGAAGACAAGTCTAGACACATTCTTCAATCCTAAAAGTGTGGCTGTCGTCGGAGCTTCGACCACCCCAGGAAAACTGGGGTATGTTGCAGTTGAAAACCTGATCAGGCTTGGATACCAGGGAAAGATATTTCCAGTCAATCCTAAAGCAACTGAGATTCAAGGATTGAAAGCATATCCTAACGTCAAGGAGATACCTGAACCTGTTGATGTAGGGTTGGTACTCGTGCCTGCTGAAGCTGTAGTTGGCGTGGTAAAGGACTTGGCCGAGAAAGGGGTCAAGCATACGGTTATAATTGCAGGAGGATTCAGTGAGGTAGATGAGAAAGGCGCCAAGATGCAACAGGAGATTGTGGAGATAGGTCGAAAGTATGGTATGAGGATCATTGGGCCGAACACAACTGGAATAGTCAGCATTCCAGGACGATTCTCAACAACCTTCTTCAAGGTAGACTATAATCCTGGATCAGCCGCTTACATAGCTCAGACTGGAAACTTTGCGTCAATAACTTTCAGGTGGATAGTGACTAGGGAGAATTTTGGGATAAGTAGAATAATAGGATTAGGGAACAAGTGTGATGTGGACGATGCTGATGCCCTAGAGTACTTGGAGAGTGATCCTCACACAAAAGTCATAGCTATGTATATTGAAGGTTTGAAGGACGGTAGACGATTCGTGGAAGTTGCCAAGAGAGTGTCAAAGAAGAAGCCTATCTTAGCCTTGAAGTCGGGGAGGACACCTGCAGGCTCTAAGGCTGCCATGTCGCATACGGCGTCACTTGCAGCAGACGATGCTATATTGGATGCGGCTCTTAAGCAAGCCGGTGTTATAAGGGTCAATAACTATATGGACCTGGTAAATTATACTAAGGCCTTCGTTTTCCAGCAACCGCCAAAAGGCAATAGAGTGGGAATCATAACGCCCTCTGGAGGTCTGGGCGTAATAAGCGCAGACGCATGCCAACTTCTAGGCCTCGACCTAGCAAATCTTTCGGAGAAGACTCTTGAAAGATTCAGAAAGGCCAGCCCACCATTCATAAGGGTTGGGAACCCTTACGATATCTGGCCTTCGGTCACATATATAGGGGTTGATGAAGCTTACAAAGTTGGGATCGACTCTCTTTTCGAGGATGAGAACGTCGACGCCATAATTGCAGGGTTCCAGTTTACTGAAGGATTCGAATTAAAAGATCATAAATTCATATCTGAGGCTTCAAGGAAACATCCTGACAAACCAATAATCGCTTACGCGTCAAGCGATTGGGTTTTGGTTGAGAAGATGAGAGCAATACTTGAGAAGGAGAGTATTCCAGTCTATTACTCACCTGAGGAAGCTGCTCAAGCATTGGCTGTGATGTACAGATATTCGAAGATAAAAGGGGAAGTTGATTAGTCGACGCAACGGATTCCCAATATAGCTCAAGTAGATTTGGCTGGGAATATTATCACATTCCCATCCTTATCCTTGACAGCCCTTACAATCAATCTCCTAGGAGGCTTCTTCAAGGACCTGCCCCAAACCATTTGATTGACTTCATTGCTTATCTTGAAATCCTCAACCTTCATATGTCTTCTTATGTAATCTTTCAAGACCCTGATGGCTTTGGGGGTTCTCCTTCCCCTTGGACTAGTCCAAACATCTCTTAAGTTGATTGTGTAGAACTTCTCTTCAACAATCTCCACCTCTTCAGCTTCAACAGGCTCCTCCTCAACCTCCTTTATCTTCTCAACTTCTTCAGGCTCTTCACTGCTCTTGTTTGATGACATGGATTCTCACCCTAAATCTTAAGTTTGCTTCTTCTCCAGTGCCTCCTTCTGGAGGTAGCCCTCACCTTTCCACGAGTTTTAGCGACAACCCATGTCGGTACAGGTCTGCTCCTCTTATGGGCTCGACCTAACCTCTTCTTCTTCGATACTGGCTTATTTCGGGCCAAATCTAGATCCTCCTTATCTTAATCTCTCTCCTCTGGCTTTGGATCCTCCTCAGCGTCTCCTTAAGCTGCTCGTCAGTCAATGGAACACGGATCCTCCCAGCCTGGGCGAGCTGAATAAGCTGGAGTTCAATCTGCTCAGCAAACTCAGGCCTCACCATTTTTATGTTCGTCAACCTCTGCCTCGCCTCAGGTGTAAGTATCACCCTGAGAATACTCTGCTTCTGAGCCTCAAGTTGACTCTGTAACCTCTCAGCCTTCTGCTCATCAGCCATGGCACGTTGAAGTTCAGATAGTTTCCTTTTACGGATAAGCTCAAGCTCCTCATCCGTTGGCTCGCCGATACTCATCCTCACCTTCCACCCTCAACCCTACTCTCTTTCAATATCTCGGCAGCGATCCTGTTCAGTAAACTCACGCCTTCACTTGTGAGTCCACGACCCTTCTTGTTGACCTTAGTCACCAATTTCGCTCTCTCCAATTGCTGGAGAGGCTCCCTAACCGATGATCCACCTCCACGCCTAACATGCTCTCTGCTTGTTCCACGCCTCTTCCTCCCACCATATTCAGACCTTAACCTAGATACTCCTGTGGGGCCGTGAATGTAGAGTTTACGTAGAATAGAAGCACACCTTGTGTACCACCAGTCAGGGTCTTGGGGAGGATGTTCAGTGTGTGATCCTGTCTTCGCTGTGAGGGACCAAGCCGGCGGCGTGACCTCGCCGATATTCTCCTTGAGGTATGTGGCCAGCCTTTTGATCATCTCGTCTGCTGGAACATCGTAAGGTGTCGGCAAGTAATGCATCGCCCCTTTTCTTCTTCAATATTTCAGTTTGACTTTAACCACTTGACTGAAACGCACAATATAAGTTTTCGTAGAATTAAGTAGGTTAAGGATTTAATTTGTAATATAGGAGAGATAGGTTAACCTAACGATTTCAAATATTCTATTTCCAAAATGTTCACTCAAATAAAGGCTGAAAATAGAGATCATCAAGGAGTTTCAGACACATCGTCTCTCTCCCTGTAAAGCGTGAATGTCCTACCCCTTATATCGATGACGTATGCTCCTGTTGCGGCGGCTGCCGCCCCGGTGATCTCATTCATCTCATGCACCGAAGCAAAACTCTTTTGAACTTTCACCTTAACAAGTTTGTCGACCTTAAGCTGCTTCTTAAGCTGCGTGATAAACTGATCTGTAAGACCTGCCTTACCGACCCAGATTTTAGGCTTGGCGGAGGCGGATCTTTCACTCAATCTCCGAAACTTTTTCTTCGATCGGTCTTCTCCCTTAACATCGGATATCTTTTGACCATTCCGCATTTTAGACATGTAACAACAACCCTCCCATACCCTTCAGGTCTTGTCCTAACCCTTGAGTTGACCCCGAAAACAAGGTATGAACCGCACCCCTTGCAGAAACGCATCTTCAGGTGTTTTGGAATCCTTACCCGACACTTCATCCCTATCTTCCTCGCAAGCTCCACATATCTGTCTGCGAGGTGAGGGGACTCCTTGAAACATTCTCCAGCCAACTCGAAGAGTCTCTCTATTCTTTCTGAGGCCAGCTCCTTATAACGGCTACTGATCCTCGCCATCCAACCATCCCAACTTAAATTGTGATTCTTAAGAGTTAAATCTTCGTGGTAGACTTGCTGTTCATAGTTCTCGCCGAATCTGCTTTGGAGCCTGTTCCAAGGGAGATATTAGACCACCCCTCGATCGTGAAGGACGCTAGGAGACGGTGTAAGAGGCCTGAGCAGCTCATACTCGACAGGTCCTACCACCATCATGCAATGGCGGGGTTAAGTGATGCCCATAGAAGGGGGAGACCAGACATAATACATATCACCTTACTGACAGCCTTGAGCTCACCCCTAAACTTGACTGGAAACTTGAAGATCTATATACACACAAGAAATGACGAAGTCATATTCATCTCTCCAAAAGTAAGAGTTCCAAGAAACAGCGAGAGGTTCAAAGGTTTAATAGAGCAGCTATACGAGTTTGGCCAAGTACCTCCAAAGGGCGAACCTCTAATGAAGATGAGAAGGATGGGGATTGAAGAGCTGCTTAGAAACATAGATCCAACATTGAAGGTGGGAATGTCGATGAGGGGAGAGAGTAGATGGATCAGAGATGTTGTAGGTCTGATTGCAAACCATGATAGGCCGACTGTTCTGGTAGGAGGTTTCCCTAGAGGCCACTTCTCCAAGGAAACCATCAGCCTCCTAGATAAGACATTCAGAATATACAGTTCGGGACTCGAGAGCTGGACCGTGACTTCCTGGCTAATATTTGCATACATGGATGTAACCGGAGCTGATAAGGTTGTTCAGAATAGGTGAGGTGGATTTTATGTTCAATGTATCGTATGCAGGATTGTTGGGATCGAAGATCCTTAAAGGAGAGTCTAGCATGTTGAGGCTTGATTCTAAGTTGAGGCATTTCGACAGGACCTTGAACTTCCAGAAATCTTTGAGGAGGCTCATTGGCGTCGAGGAATTGGATAAACCAACATATAGGGTTGAAAGTGGATACACTAGGTTCAACCAGAAGTATAACCTCACCATAGGAAGACCCTTTTGGGATGAAGCCATGAGAGAGAATCTCAATATTCAAGAGGAGAATATGAAAAACCTCGCAGCCAGAGGTGTAGCCGGCTACACTATAGTCGACTACGCCTTGGCAGATGCAGCATATACGATGGCGAGAAACTTCGGTACAGACATCAACTATCCTAACTCAGGATTCTTATCTTGGACCCCTTTGAGGACACCCACATACAGATGTGTTGGAGCCGAGAGATTTGAGGTTACCGATGAAACAAAGATGTCCAGGCTGGTCAAGAAGGTTGCCATGTGGTTCGGAGCATCCATCGTGAGGATTACGACGCTTGATAGGAGATGGGTATACTCACACTGGTACGATAACAGGGCTTCACCCCATAGAAACCCACCCATAGTCTTCTCAGACGAGTCAGGTTATGAAGATTATGTTGAACCAACCCAGCTCGAAGATGGAACCCAAGTCATACCGAAAGAGATGAGGTACGCCATATCATTGGGGTTTGAGATGGATTACGAATCTATCAGAACAGCGCCTACAGCAGTTGCTTTCGCTGGGACCCTAATGTACGGATACAGAACCATAATACAGACAGTAGCATCCCTTGCAGAGTTTATCCGAGGATTAGGATACAATGCCATACCAAGTTCCAACGATACTGCTTTGAATGTTCCAATAGCTATAGACGCAGGTCTGGGTGAGGATGGGAGGATAGGTGGATGCCTAATCAGTCCAGAGTATGGTCCGAGGCTCAGGCTAGCAAAGGTGATAACTGATCTCCCCCTCTCCACAGATAGACCCGTAACATTTGGTATCCACGATTTCTGTGAGGAATGCAGAAGATGCTCAAGACGATGTCCAGCCCAAGCAATTCCAAAAGGTCCAAGAACTGTAGGGCTTGAGAAGAATGATGTCGGCGCCCCAACTATCTCAGAGAGTGTTGGACCTCTCAGGTGGATAAACAATCAGGAGAGATGCAGAGCATACTTCGCTGTTGGAGGTACGAACTGCGGAGTATGCATCAGCATCTGCCCATGGAGTAGGCCCAACTCAACCAAAAGCATTTTGTGGAAGCGACTTGCAGCGAGGGGAGGAAAAACCCTCAGACGCATACTACTACATTTAGATGAGGTTTCGGATGGTGAAGAGATAAATCCTGAAAGATGGTGGGGTAAAGAGATATATGAGATGGTGAGAAAAAGTAATATTGCAACCGTTTGACTTTTGAAAATACGTTTTTAACCATCAAACCAAATCTAAGTTGATAGTCAGGGCGAGTGAATAAATGTCTGAGGATACCGATCTGGATCTACTCAAGAAGCGTAAACTATTGGAGATGCAGAAGAGACTTCTAGCAAAGAAGATTGAAGAGGATACAATGGTTGGTTCAGAGGCGAGTATAAAGAAGATCGATTCGAGGGAAGTCTTAAAGAAAATATTTGTCGGCAGGGCTGAGGAGGTTTGGGATGCAGCCTGCAGACAGTACCCCCAAGCCATGAAGAGGCTTGAGGACGGTCTCGCCCGCATGGTGCTCAGGAGGGAGATAAGCGAGACTCTGGATGAGGGTCAGCTCCTATACATACTCAGAGCCCTAGGATTGAAGCCGAGATTCGATGTGAAGATAAGAATTCTCGAGGGTGGGAGGTTGAAGTCAATATCTGAGAAATTGAAGGAGGAGTAGGACCTCAACGCTCTCCAGTTTGAACCAGATTTGCATCAGCCTTAAATTTAAACTCGATCAAGGCATACTCTGTTGGCAGTCTACCGATATTACACGTTGAAAGTTACTATAAGCCGAGTCTCATCAATTCGAATAAACTATTGAAGACTATATTTTGAGTGAGAAAGGTTATCCCACCAATTACTACCTTTGGTTCTTTCATAGATTCGAGATTGGGAATTTGGCAGACCCAGATATTCAACTCATCATTAAGTCAAAGATTGGGAAAAGGTCCATGTCTGCAACCCCATTAAATTCTTAGCTAATGTTTTTAGCCTTCCGAAGAGAAGCGGTATCTATGAATCTAAGATCTATAACTGTCGGCTCCAATATTCGAAATGAGAGTAACGCGGAGACTATACGTAAGGCTGCTGGAATAGTGGCCACAGTCAGAAGTAGGCTTACAGACAGATATCCGAAGGTTAGAACAACAAGGTTGTGTACACAACCCCTTACCGAGATAGATGGTTTGAATCCTGGTGAGGTAGGTCGGCTTGTGAAAGAGGTCGACCGACTTTGCAGGGGTGGGGGGGTAGACTGGTTCTGCATCCCTATAGGAGAGTGCTATGACACTACACACCTAAGATTCGTCAAGACACTGCCGACGATCATGCGTTGCTCGGAGATAGCCTTCTCGAATGTTATAGCAACTCAGGGGGGTAGAATCAATTTCGAGGTGATCCTTGAATGTGCGAGACAGGTTTTGAAGATCTCTAAGTTAAGGAGTGACGGATTCGACAACTTCAGATTCTGTGTCAGTGCAAACGTGAAGCCCAACGGCGCCTTCTTCCCATACTCATGGCATAGGGGTGAGGATGGATTCTCAATAGGACTCGAAGCCATAGACCTGATAATCGACAATGTCAGGGTCGGCGGAGATTTGGTGGAGATCAGGGATAGGATTCGTAGGGCTTTGTC from Candidatus Bathyarchaeota archaeon harbors:
- a CDS encoding cyclase family protein encodes the protein MVNIIDLSQEIYNGMPVFPGHLNTVIFPFHTHEGTVGKIHGTKGGFTYTTFGLLMSDHGPTHTDSIWHICNKPGAKKIDEIPLEWFYTSAICLDFTHIKPRGIISVKDLEDALAKAKLDVRKGDTVLLYTGHYTRTYPRPEYLTENPGLDYDSTAWLAKRGVVNIGIDATTIDSCGNTATGFFPAHEVCCEYGIMNTENLCNLDKVAGRRFTYVGLPLKIRGGTGSPIRAVAVLEE
- a CDS encoding DUF711 family protein, which produces MNLRSITVGSNIRNESNAETIRKAAGIVATVRSRLTDRYPKVRTTRLCTQPLTEIDGLNPGEVGRLVKEVDRLCRGGGVDWFCIPIGECYDTTHLRFVKTLPTIMRCSEIAFSNVIATQGGRINFEVILECARQVLKISKLRSDGFDNFRFCVSANVKPNGAFFPYSWHRGEDGFSIGLEAIDLIIDNVRVGGDLVEIRDRIRRALSAELEKIDSIAREVESEIGVKYYGVDLSLAPYPTESQSIGRAIEYLGAETFGVNGTLFLTSYLTNILKCLERDLPIRTVGFTGVMYPVLEDRYLAHSNDEGFLSVDSLLLYSSVCGCGPDMIPLPGDISEREVASIMLDMSALALILDKPLVARLVPIPRKREGQRTKFNYHFFHNTRIMAARNRSLTRKMLKATSSFEFP
- a CDS encoding DNA-binding protein; this encodes MSIGEPTDEELELIRKRKLSELQRAMADEQKAERLQSQLEAQKQSILRVILTPEARQRLTNIKMVRPEFAEQIELQLIQLAQAGRIRVPLTDEQLKETLRRIQSQRREIKIRRI
- a CDS encoding ribonuclease P — protein: MARISSRYKELASERIERLFELAGECFKESPHLADRYVELARKIGMKCRVRIPKHLKMRFCKGCGSYLVFGVNSRVRTRPEGYGRVVVTCLKCGMVKRYPMLREKTDRRKSFGD
- a CDS encoding YhbY family RNA-binding protein; the protein is MSERSASAKPKIWVGKAGLTDQFITQLKKQLKVDKLVKVKVQKSFASVHEMNEITGAAAAATGAYVIDIRGRTFTLYRERDDVSETP
- a CDS encoding 30S ribosomal protein S19e, with product MPTPYDVPADEMIKRLATYLKENIGEVTPPAWSLTAKTGSHTEHPPQDPDWWYTRCASILRKLYIHGPTGVSRLRSEYGGRKRRGTSREHVRRGGGSSVREPLQQLERAKLVTKVNKKGRGLTSEGVSLLNRIAAEILKESRVEGGR
- a CDS encoding 50S ribosomal protein L39e, producing the protein MARNKPVSKKKRLGRAHKRSRPVPTWVVAKTRGKVRATSRRRHWRRSKLKI
- a CDS encoding 16S rRNA methyltransferase — translated: MVDLLFIVLAESALEPVPREILDHPSIVKDARRRCKRPEQLILDRSYHHHAMAGLSDAHRRGRPDIIHITLLTALSSPLNLTGNLKIYIHTRNDEVIFISPKVRVPRNSERFKGLIEQLYEFGQVPPKGEPLMKMRRMGIEELLRNIDPTLKVGMSMRGESRWIRDVVGLIANHDRPTVLVGGFPRGHFSKETISLLDKTFRIYSSGLESWTVTSWLIFAYMDVTGADKVVQNR
- a CDS encoding reductive dehalogenase gives rise to the protein MFNVSYAGLLGSKILKGESSMLRLDSKLRHFDRTLNFQKSLRRLIGVEELDKPTYRVESGYTRFNQKYNLTIGRPFWDEAMRENLNIQEENMKNLAARGVAGYTIVDYALADAAYTMARNFGTDINYPNSGFLSWTPLRTPTYRCVGAERFEVTDETKMSRLVKKVAMWFGASIVRITTLDRRWVYSHWYDNRASPHRNPPIVFSDESGYEDYVEPTQLEDGTQVIPKEMRYAISLGFEMDYESIRTAPTAVAFAGTLMYGYRTIIQTVASLAEFIRGLGYNAIPSSNDTALNVPIAIDAGLGEDGRIGGCLISPEYGPRLRLAKVITDLPLSTDRPVTFGIHDFCEECRRCSRRCPAQAIPKGPRTVGLEKNDVGAPTISESVGPLRWINNQERCRAYFAVGGTNCGVCISICPWSRPNSTKSILWKRLAARGGKTLRRILLHLDEVSDGEEINPERWWGKEIYEMVRKSNIATV
- a CDS encoding CoA-binding protein, which produces MKTSLDTFFNPKSVAVVGASTTPGKLGYVAVENLIRLGYQGKIFPVNPKATEIQGLKAYPNVKEIPEPVDVGLVLVPAEAVVGVVKDLAEKGVKHTVIIAGGFSEVDEKGAKMQQEIVEIGRKYGMRIIGPNTTGIVSIPGRFSTTFFKVDYNPGSAAYIAQTGNFASITFRWIVTRENFGISRIIGLGNKCDVDDADALEYLESDPHTKVIAMYIEGLKDGRRFVEVAKRVSKKKPILALKSGRTPAGSKAAMSHTASLAADDAILDAALKQAGVIRVNNYMDLVNYTKAFVFQQPPKGNRVGIITPSGGLGVISADACQLLGLDLANLSEKTLERFRKASPPFIRVGNPYDIWPSVTYIGVDEAYKVGIDSLFEDENVDAIIAGFQFTEGFELKDHKFISEASRKHPDKPIIAYASSDWVLVEKMRAILEKESIPVYYSPEEAAQALAVMYRYSKIKGEVD
- a CDS encoding 60S ribosomal protein L31 gives rise to the protein MSSNKSSEEPEEVEKIKEVEEEPVEAEEVEIVEEKFYTINLRDVWTSPRGRRTPKAIRVLKDYIRRHMKVEDFKISNEVNQMVWGRSLKKPPRRLIVRAVKDKDGNVIIFPAKST